In Salvelinus namaycush isolate Seneca chromosome 15, SaNama_1.0, whole genome shotgun sequence, a genomic segment contains:
- the LOC120060217 gene encoding saccharopine dehydrogenase-like oxidoreductase, with translation MAKVDTSSSRPYHIVIFGASGFTGQFVVEEVARIVSEGPNGTLKWAVAGRSRQKLDKVLEQAAGALGKPELRTAVEVIVADVGEPDSLAAMCKQAVIVLNCVGPYRFWGEPVVKACVENSAHCIDICGEPQFLESMQLNYNSQAADKGVYIVGACGFDSIPADMGVLYTREQFKGTLTAVESFLTASTGPEGGSINDGTWKSAIYGFADSGKLRSLRKKFGHKPLPVVGSKIKRRSALFYSNEVQQYAVPFMGADPSVVKRSQRFLLEEHQETPVQYGAYAGVGGVANIVKMLFAGMMFWFLVKFDFGRNLLIKFPEFFSFGFFSKDGPTRKQMEGSSFQFVFYGEGYTEGQDPSQGRPNAKIRTLVQGPEAGYVTTPIAMVQAAITILNEPTALPKKGGVYTPGAAFSRTTLVERLNKHGIQFSVI, from the exons ATGGCGAAGGTGGATACCTCCTCTAGCAGACCTTATCACATTGTTATTTTCGGAGCTTCGGGTTTCACCGGGCAGTTCGTTGTTGAAGAGGTGGCCAGGATCGTGTCGGAGGGCCCGAATGGGACGCTGAAATGGGCTGTGGCTGGGAGAAGCAGACAGAAACTGGACAAAGTTCTAGAGCAGGCCGCCGGAGCCCTCG GTAAGCCAGAGCTGAGGACTGCGGTGGAGGTCATTGTGGCTGATGTGGGAGAGCCTGATTCTCTGGCCGCCATGTGCAAACAGGCTGTTATTGTTCTCAACTGTGTGGGGCCA TACAGGTTCTGGGGTGAGCCTGTGGTGAAGGCATGCGTGGAGAACAGCGCACACTGCATTGACATCTGTGGAGAACCCCAG ttcctAGAGAGTATGCAGTTGAATTACAACAGCCAGGCAGCTGATAAGGGAGTGTACATCGTGGGGGCTTGTGGCTTTGACTCCATACCTGCAGACATGGGAGTCCTCTACACCAGGGAACAATTCAAAG GGACACTTACAGCTGTGGAGAGCTTCCTGACAGCCAGCACAGGACCTGAG gGTGGATCTATCAATGACGGGACATGGAAGTCGGCCATCTATGGTTTTGCTGACAGCGGGAAGCTGCGGAGCCTCAGGAAGAAGTTTGGACACAAACCTCTCCCTGTGGTGGGCTCAAAGATCAAACGCAG GAGTgccctgttctatagtaatgagGTTCAGCAGTACGCGGTCCCGTTCATGGGAGCCGACCCCTCGGTGGTGAAGAGATCTCAACGCTTTCTACTGGAGGAACACCAGGAAACACCT GTCCAGTATGGTGCATATGCAGGAGTAGGTGGTGTGGCCAACATTGTCAAGATGCTATTCGCTGGGATGATGTTCTGGTTCCTGGTCAAATTCGACTTTGGACGAAACCTGCTGATTAAG TTTCCAGAGTTTTTCTCCTTTGGTTTCTTCTCCAAGGATGGACCAACCAGAAAGCAG aTGGAGGGTTCATCCTTCCAGTTTGTGTTCTATGGAGAGGGCTACACTGAGGGACAGGACCCCAGCCAGGGACGACCCAACGCTAAGATCCGCACACTAGTCCAAGGACCAG AGGCAGGCTACGTGACCACGCCCATCGCCATGGTACAGGCTGCCATCACCATCCTGAACGAACCCACAGCCCTCCCCAAGAa ggGTGGTGTGTACACCCCAGGAGCAGCTTTTTCCAGAACCACGCTGGTGGAGCGCCTCAACAAACATGGCATCCAGTTCTCTGTCATATAA